The Acetomicrobium flavidum genome window below encodes:
- a CDS encoding MGDG synthase family glycosyltransferase — translation MTDRKKRAAVIYSSIGTGHKTAAYALCEWFSKVNVDTICLDALAYVNPIIRGIYARSYLEMVRKAPQIWGYFYESTDSPEASIGFLAGLHELTVKLNARKLLKVLADFSPDVIIFTHFFAASAVSQEYKGKAPIFLVNTDFLSHVFHRDREVYDGWFIASEEALLQYEADGIDVKNVHISGIPIKPSFVSPPRKALARETLELPQDDAVLLVMGGGIGVGPLEDVVDSLSQIDNATVLTLCGNNEELRESMEERFSDNEKVRIFGFVRGMEYVYAASDAIVMKPGGLSTSEVLCMERPFFLCGVIPGQEQRNSDYLLDRGAAKIIFEPRKAANTLLSVLQDDKERNRLLSSAKRLAKPRAGEFIANKILESIS, via the coding sequence ATGACTGATCGAAAGAAAAGGGCAGCTGTGATATATTCATCTATTGGCACGGGACACAAGACGGCTGCGTACGCCTTATGCGAGTGGTTTTCCAAGGTAAACGTGGATACGATATGCCTTGACGCGTTGGCGTACGTGAACCCCATAATTAGGGGAATTTATGCCCGATCCTACCTGGAGATGGTACGCAAAGCCCCTCAGATCTGGGGCTATTTTTATGAGTCGACCGATTCGCCCGAGGCAAGCATCGGGTTTCTCGCGGGGCTTCATGAGCTTACGGTGAAGCTCAACGCCAGGAAGTTGCTCAAGGTCTTGGCCGACTTTTCTCCTGACGTCATCATCTTTACCCATTTTTTCGCCGCCTCGGCGGTCTCACAGGAGTATAAAGGAAAGGCCCCCATCTTTCTGGTGAATACAGATTTTTTAAGCCACGTCTTCCATCGAGACCGGGAAGTCTACGACGGTTGGTTCATAGCCTCAGAGGAGGCCTTGCTGCAGTACGAAGCGGATGGAATCGATGTAAAAAATGTCCACATATCCGGGATTCCGATTAAGCCTTCCTTTGTTTCCCCTCCTCGCAAGGCCTTAGCCAGGGAAACGCTGGAGCTGCCACAGGATGACGCCGTCCTTCTAGTCATGGGCGGTGGCATAGGCGTTGGTCCCCTTGAGGATGTCGTCGATTCCCTCTCTCAAATAGACAATGCAACGGTATTGACCTTATGCGGCAACAACGAGGAATTAAGGGAATCCATGGAGGAGAGGTTTTCCGACAACGAAAAGGTTAGGATTTTCGGATTCGTCAGGGGAATGGAATATGTATATGCTGCCTCCGATGCAATAGTGATGAAACCGGGGGGGTTATCCACGTCGGAGGTCCTATGCATGGAGCGCCCCTTCTTTTTGTGTGGGGTGATCCCGGGACAGGAACAGAGAAACAGCGACTATTTGCTTGATCGTGGAGCCGCAAAGATAATTTTCGAACCTAGGAAAGCTGCCAACACGCTATTAAGCGTCCTTCAAGACGATAAAGAGCGAAACAGGTTGCTAAGTTCGGCAAAGCGATTGGCAAAGCCCAGGGCAGGCGAATTCATCGCTAACAAGATCTTGGAATCTATTTCATGA
- a CDS encoding aminotransferase class V-fold PLP-dependent enzyme, producing the protein MGVYLNNAATSWPKPRVVAESMANFILKAGANLARGSSSCRDIKTLDMVTDCRANIASLFGGYCDHDPRYVTFTSNVTEALNLVIKGFLRPGMTVLTSSMEHNAVMRPLRHLERDGVNLVVVQCDEKGYMHEEIFEDELKKHMPDLVVLNHASNVCGTLQDLKALCRICRDKGVPIVVDAAQTAGHIPISVSENDIAALCFTGHKGLLGPQGIGGVVWRPDFADRVMPLIEGGTGSFSHEEIQPKRLPDKFEAGTPNLPGIAGLQAALLWADNEGRDKLAEKLNELGERLLKGLMHIDEVILYGPMNMADRLPVFALNVKGIDNAKLALDLDERWGIETRPGLHCAPRAHMTLGTFPEGALRVSIGPFNTNDDIDVLLDALSTLVRESRG; encoded by the coding sequence ATGGGAGTATATCTCAACAATGCCGCAACCAGTTGGCCAAAGCCGAGGGTTGTGGCGGAAAGCATGGCGAATTTCATACTGAAGGCCGGCGCAAACTTAGCTAGGGGAAGTTCTTCCTGTAGGGATATAAAGACACTTGACATGGTGACAGATTGTCGAGCCAATATAGCTAGCCTTTTTGGCGGATATTGCGATCACGATCCCCGGTATGTGACTTTTACATCGAACGTCACGGAGGCGCTAAACTTGGTGATCAAGGGTTTTTTGAGGCCGGGCATGACGGTCTTGACATCTTCCATGGAGCATAACGCTGTCATGCGACCCTTGAGGCACCTGGAAAGAGACGGCGTAAACCTCGTGGTCGTCCAATGCGACGAAAAAGGGTACATGCATGAGGAAATCTTCGAGGATGAGCTAAAAAAGCATATGCCCGATCTGGTCGTATTGAATCACGCAAGCAACGTCTGCGGGACCTTGCAGGACTTAAAAGCCTTATGTAGGATCTGCCGCGATAAGGGCGTCCCCATAGTGGTGGACGCAGCCCAGACGGCGGGACACATCCCCATATCGGTATCCGAAAACGACATAGCTGCTCTCTGTTTTACCGGCCACAAAGGCCTTTTAGGCCCCCAAGGCATTGGCGGGGTGGTATGGAGGCCGGACTTTGCCGATCGCGTGATGCCTCTTATAGAGGGTGGCACGGGAAGCTTTTCTCACGAGGAGATACAACCTAAAAGATTGCCCGACAAGTTCGAGGCCGGCACCCCCAATTTACCGGGCATAGCAGGGCTGCAGGCAGCCTTACTGTGGGCAGACAATGAAGGCAGGGATAAGTTGGCCGAGAAGCTGAACGAACTGGGAGAAAGGCTTTTGAAAGGCTTGATGCACATAGATGAGGTCATCCTTTACGGACCAATGAATATGGCGGATAGGTTGCCCGTTTTCGCATTGAACGTCAAGGGAATCGACAACGCAAAGCTTGCCCTGGACCTCGACGAGCGTTGGGGCATAGAAACACGTCCGGGATTACACTGCGCTCCCCGTGCCCATATGACGCTTGGGACGTTTCCGGAGGGTGCCCTCAGGGTATCCATAGGTCCCTTCAATACGAACGACGATATAGACGTATTGTTAGATGCCCTGTCGACCCTGGTTAGAGAAAGTCGGGGATAA